From the genome of Ornithobacterium rhinotracheale, one region includes:
- a CDS encoding DNA translocase FtsK: MAKQSKVNTGNRFSVFKMLMGLLSLFIGFVLLLSFVSYLMNWKSDQSQVGIWKDTNIEVNNLLGKMGAWLGETFIYERLGFAALFIPIWLIILGLIIVFKIKKIKFLRLTLNFLFFCVWLPPFLNLIFVNDNIWGGRMGLEIADYLKNIVGIIGFVLILFFSFLFYAIVEWKVTPDKVRGAMPKMPERKANNVLEEEDTKEIESEQVEQKEEESVRNNFTEKIPTQNTFKSDDEEVEFVIKQKPKETPKPVAPVAPSFEVEQPQEPTIEEPADEFEPEIKEIIIEDDEDEFELPTSPSGATTSMPAAPVSDVKMQVENAPEEEELEPEEIGQNLVQQYGEYDQRLDLSNYKYPTIDLLIDYNQGKKRSIDQSELEANKDRIVETLSNYKINIASIKATVGPTVTLYEIVPEAGVRISKIKNLEDDIALSLSALGIRIIAPIPGRGTIGIEVPNNNPTMVAMRSVIASQKFQTAEMELPIAFGKTISNETFVADLAKMPHLLMAGATGQGKSVGINAIITSLLYKKHPSELKFVMVDPKKVELALYNKIERHFLAKLPGSEEAIITDNQKVINTLNSLCIEMDDRYDLLKNAGVRNIKEYNAKFKKRRLNPNDGHRYLPYIVLVVDEFADLIMTAGKEIEAPIARLAQLARAVGIHLIIATQRPSVNVITGMIKANFPSRAAFRVTSKIDSRTILDSGGAEQLIGKGDMLYTQGNDLVRLQCAFVDTPEVESIAEYIGGQKGYPDAFLLPEYEGETSDSSLDLDPSERDALFEEAARIVVNSQQGSASMLQRKLKIGYNRAGRIIDQLEANNIVGPFEGSKAREVLIADEYTLEQLLKND; encoded by the coding sequence ATGGCAAAGCAAAGTAAAGTTAATACAGGTAATAGATTTTCAGTTTTCAAGATGTTGATGGGACTACTTTCTCTCTTTATAGGGTTTGTATTGTTGTTATCATTTGTTTCATATTTAATGAATTGGAAATCAGATCAAAGTCAAGTAGGGATATGGAAAGACACGAATATAGAAGTCAATAATTTATTGGGCAAAATGGGGGCTTGGCTAGGTGAGACATTTATCTACGAAAGGTTGGGTTTTGCAGCTTTATTTATTCCCATTTGGTTGATTATATTAGGGCTAATTATTGTTTTTAAAATTAAAAAAATTAAATTTTTACGCTTAACACTAAATTTCTTGTTTTTCTGTGTTTGGTTGCCGCCTTTTCTAAATTTAATTTTTGTAAACGACAATATCTGGGGCGGAAGAATGGGGCTTGAAATTGCAGATTACTTAAAAAATATTGTAGGGATTATAGGTTTTGTATTAATCTTGTTTTTTTCATTTTTATTTTATGCCATTGTAGAATGGAAAGTGACCCCAGATAAGGTGAGGGGCGCAATGCCAAAAATGCCAGAACGAAAAGCAAATAATGTATTGGAAGAAGAGGATACTAAAGAAATTGAATCAGAACAAGTAGAGCAAAAAGAGGAAGAAAGTGTGAGAAATAATTTTACAGAAAAAATTCCTACTCAAAATACTTTTAAAAGCGACGATGAAGAAGTGGAGTTTGTAATTAAGCAAAAACCTAAAGAAACACCAAAGCCGGTGGCTCCAGTAGCACCATCGTTCGAAGTGGAACAGCCTCAAGAACCTACGATAGAGGAGCCGGCCGATGAGTTTGAACCAGAAATCAAGGAAATTATTATTGAGGATGATGAAGATGAATTTGAATTACCGACATCTCCTAGCGGTGCAACTACATCAATGCCAGCTGCTCCCGTGTCTGATGTGAAAATGCAAGTAGAAAATGCGCCAGAAGAAGAGGAGCTTGAGCCTGAAGAAATTGGTCAAAATTTGGTGCAACAGTATGGAGAATACGATCAGCGTTTGGATTTGTCTAATTATAAATATCCTACCATTGATTTGCTTATTGATTATAATCAAGGTAAAAAACGCTCAATCGATCAAAGTGAGCTAGAAGCCAACAAAGACCGAATTGTTGAAACTTTAAGCAATTATAAAATTAATATTGCATCGATTAAAGCTACAGTAGGCCCTACCGTAACTTTGTACGAAATCGTGCCAGAAGCAGGGGTGAGAATTTCTAAAATTAAAAATTTAGAAGATGATATAGCGTTAAGTTTGAGTGCTTTAGGGATTAGAATTATTGCGCCGATTCCAGGGCGTGGAACCATTGGTATCGAAGTGCCAAATAACAATCCTACCATGGTGGCTATGCGCTCTGTGATTGCATCGCAAAAATTTCAAACGGCAGAAATGGAATTGCCTATCGCCTTTGGAAAGACAATTTCAAATGAAACTTTTGTGGCAGATTTAGCCAAAATGCCACACTTGTTGATGGCAGGGGCAACGGGACAAGGTAAGTCTGTGGGAATCAACGCAATTATTACTTCACTTTTATATAAAAAACACCCTTCAGAATTGAAATTTGTGATGGTGGATCCTAAAAAAGTGGAATTAGCCCTTTATAATAAAATAGAAAGACATTTCTTGGCTAAACTTCCAGGTAGTGAGGAAGCAATTATTACTGATAATCAAAAAGTAATTAATACCTTGAACTCGCTTTGTATCGAGATGGACGACCGCTACGATTTGCTGAAAAATGCAGGCGTAAGAAACATCAAAGAATACAACGCTAAATTCAAGAAAAGAAGATTGAATCCAAATGATGGACATCGCTATTTGCCTTACATCGTTCTTGTGGTAGATGAATTTGCCGATTTGATTATGACTGCTGGAAAAGAAATCGAAGCGCCAATCGCTCGTTTGGCTCAGTTGGCTCGTGCGGTGGGTATCCACTTGATTATCGCCACTCAGCGTCCGTCTGTGAATGTAATTACAGGGATGATTAAAGCCAACTTCCCTTCTCGTGCAGCGTTTAGAGTAACTTCAAAAATCGATTCTAGAACTATTTTAGACAGCGGTGGAGCTGAACAATTAATAGGAAAAGGAGATATGCTCTATACGCAAGGAAATGACTTGGTGCGTTTGCAATGTGCTTTTGTTGATACGCCTGAGGTGGAGAGCATTGCGGAATACATCGGCGGACAAAAAGGATATCCAGATGCGTTTTTGTTGCCAGAGTACGAGGGCGAAACAAGCGATTCGAGTTTGGATTTAGACCCAAGTGAGCGAGATGCATTGTTTGAAGAGGCGGCGCGTATTGTGGTAAACTCTCAGCAAGGTTCTGCCTCTATGTTGCAGCGTAAACTTAAAATTGGATATAACCGAGCTGGGCGCATCATTGATCAGCTAGAGGCAAACAATATTGTGGGGCCTTTTGAGGGGAGCAAAGCCCGTGAGGTGTTAATCGCAGATGAATATACTTTGGAACAATTATTGAAAAATGATTGA